The Candidatus Eremiobacteraceae bacterium genome segment GGCGGATCCGAAATACAAGGGACCGTAGCCCGACGGCAGCGTCGCCGCCTGCTGCCAGTGCCCCTCGATGTAATTGCCGTTCACGTTGGGGATCAAGCGATACCAATTCGCTGCGTTGTCCTGCACCATGACCGAGCCGTCGGTCATGAGCAGCTCGGTGCCTGCGCCATTCTGGCCGAACGGTGCCGACGCTTCGACTTGCCGCCATCCGCCGAATTGCGCGCGCAGCACATCGGCGTACGTCACACGATGCGTCGGCGCGGGCGGCCGAGGCGGCGCGTGCCCGAGCAGCGTCGTCGGACGTGCCGATGCGACGGAAGAAGCGGCGGCGACGATAAATGCCGCGGCGATGAGGGCGCGAAGCTGAATAGTCACGCGATCTCCAATCTGTCGATGCGGTAGGCGGCGCTGTTCGCTGAAGCGTGCGGTCTTCCCGCGGGTGCGGCCTAGCTCATATGAGTCGAACCTCAAATGAATGGGGCAATACGTTGCGAGGAGCGCAAAAGCGACGTCGGCGAACCGTCCGGCTCGAGGAGTTATCATGATCTTTTTTCAGTCTTCGTCGCGTCATCTAGTCGTCCTCATCGGTTCGGTCGTTGCCCTCGCATCGATCGCAGGGTGCGCAGGCCGTTCTTTCGTCGCACCACCTGAGTCAGGTGGGCGCACAGGGAGCGCTCCGGCGGGTACGTTCCAAGTCGTCTATAGCTTTCAAGGCGGATCGGACGGCGTAGAACCGGCGGCGCCCGTCGTCAGCCTCAGCGGTACGCTTTATGGAACAACGAGAGGCGGCGGGGCCAACGGCGACGGCACCGTTTACAGCTTGACGCCTGCCGGAGTTGAAAGCGTCACCCACAGTTTTGGTGGGAGCGGAGACGGCAATACACCCGACTCAGGTCTTGCGATCTTGGGCGGCACGTTCTACGGCACGACCAGCCTCGATGCCGTCAACGACTGCGGTGTGGTCTATAGCATAACGCCGGGTGGTGTAGAGACGCCGCTCCACAAATTCACCGGCGCGCCGGACGGATGCAGGCCCGAGTCGCCGGTCACCCCGGTCGGCGGCACGCTGTTCGGCTTGACCGAATCAGGCGGCAAGTCACTGCAGTTCGGCGTGCTCTATAAGCTGACGACCACCGGCGTTGAGAAGATCGTCCACGCATTCAAAGGCACGCCGGCAGACGGCGCATACCCCGCAGCGAGTTTGTTGAACGTCGGCGGAACGATCTATGGAACGACGGACTCGGGCGGCACGAGCGGGATGGGATCGGTGTTCACGCGCGCGCCCGGGGGCGCCGTTTCCATTATATATAGTTTCAAGGGCGGTGCCGACGGGGCAAATCCCCTCGGCGGACTCATCAACCTGAACGGCACGTTCTATGGTACGACGTCGCGGGGCGGTGCGAACGGTGTCGGCACGGTCTACAGCATCACGCCGGCGGGAGCGGAAAACATCGTCTACTCATTCACCGGGACCAACGGTGACGGCGTAAACCCCATCGGCAATCTCGCCGTGAAGCAAGGCCTGCTCTACGGCGTCACGTCGGCGGGCGGGGCATCCCTCGATGGCATCGCGTATAGCGTGACGACCGGTGGGGTAGAGACAATCCTGCACACATTCACGGGCGGCAACAACGATGGGGCGAATCCACAAGCGGGGCTCATCGTGTCGAGTGGCGTGATCTATGGAACGACCGCGTTCGGCGGCACAAAGGGTCTGGGCACGGTGTTCCATCTGTAGGCCGCGGCGGTCGAACTAAAGCTCGACCGCTACATTTCCTTAGGGCAAGGCCGCGGCGGTCGAGCTGAAGCTCGACCGCTCCCTATCCTAGCCGCAATAGGTGGACGAGCGATAGCCCACCCAAGATAATGAACGCAGTACCGACGAGGCTCGTGACCCATTTGCCGAAAGGTGCGAGCTTTTCCACGAACACGAGAGTCGTCA includes the following:
- a CDS encoding choice-of-anchor tandem repeat GloVer-containing protein; translation: MIFFQSSSRHLVVLIGSVVALASIAGCAGRSFVAPPESGGRTGSAPAGTFQVVYSFQGGSDGVEPAAPVVSLSGTLYGTTRGGGANGDGTVYSLTPAGVESVTHSFGGSGDGNTPDSGLAILGGTFYGTTSLDAVNDCGVVYSITPGGVETPLHKFTGAPDGCRPESPVTPVGGTLFGLTESGGKSLQFGVLYKLTTTGVEKIVHAFKGTPADGAYPAASLLNVGGTIYGTTDSGGTSGMGSVFTRAPGGAVSIIYSFKGGADGANPLGGLINLNGTFYGTTSRGGANGVGTVYSITPAGAENIVYSFTGTNGDGVNPIGNLAVKQGLLYGVTSAGGASLDGIAYSVTTGGVETILHTFTGGNNDGANPQAGLIVSSGVIYGTTAFGGTKGLGTVFHL